The Maridesulfovibrio hydrothermalis AM13 = DSM 14728 DNA window AAAGGCTCCTTATATCGGGGCATGGGACAGTCTGGGCCTTCCTTCGAGCGCGCTTGCTACGGCATTACTCAAAGCCCGGCGCCAGATTGATGATATACTGACGATTTTCGGAGGTTGAGAATGGACGATAAAATGCTTGTAAATTTTCAAAGGCAGCAAATCAGGGCCTTGCAGGAGGAGAAAGCAGCGGCCCTTGAAGCCTTGGATCTGGCTGAAGACCTTGGCCATTTTTCTGCTGTGACCGGTCAGATGCCTTCACGTGAGGAGCTGCTTCGTGAAATATGTTTGCGGGCAAATAAGATGATCCCTTTTCAATCAGCCGGAATTTATCTCGTGGATGATGAAACCCATGATTTTGTTCAGGCTTTATCCTCGCCAAAGAATGCGGGAGGAATCATTGAGAAAGAGGTTAAAGGATTGATTGCTGATCAGTCATTTGCTTTTGCCTTGCAGTCTGATACTTCTGTATTCTTTTTAGATTCGACTAAATCCAATCATTTGCTGCTCCATCCCCTTTCTACACCGTTTAGGATTCGGGGAATGTTTGTGGGGTTGATGTATCAGAATAAAGAGGAAATTCTGGATACAACTCTTAAGCTGTTCTCTGTTGTCATGCTATCTGCCGTTCATGCTTTGGAGAATTTAGAGAATCATCTGTTTATAAAAAACCATAATAAGGAGCTGGAGCGTAAGGTTCGACTGCGTACACAGGAATTAGTGGATGCCTACGAGCGTATAAACGTAACTCTTAATGGTATGCAGGCGGGGGTTCTGGTTGTTGAAGCAGCCACGCATGTGATTGTTGATGCTAATCCTATGGCTTTAAAAATGTTAGGAGCTTCCTGGGATGAAGTTGTTGGTAAAGTCTGTTTTGATCTTATTTGTTCTGCCAGACGCGGTGCATGCCCGATTATGGATAAGGGGCTTGAGGGGAACAGTGGGGAGTGCTTAATAGAAAGGCATGATGGCAAAGTTATTCCGGTTCATAAAACTGTAAGCAAAGTCATGATAGGTGGAAAGCTTCATCTGGTTGAGAATTTTATAGATATTACTGAGCAGAAGAATCTTGCTGATCTGAAGGAAGATGTCGACCGGATTATGAGGCATGATTTGAAAAGCCCGCTTAACGGGATTATCAACTTACCGGATATTATATTGATGGATGGTGACGGGCTGAATGAGAATCAACGGGAGTTGCTGGGATACATAAAAAGTTCGGGCTATAAACTGCTGAATATGATCAACAGTTCACTTGATTTGTATAAGATGGAGACCCGGGTTTATAAGTATCATCCTAAAAAGAATAATCTTCTCTCCATTGTGCGCTCAGTGCTGAATGACTTGTCAGAGCAGATTGAACAGAAAAAACTGGAGATTCTTTTTTTACTGGACGGAAAGAGTATCGATATTGATTGTAATTTGATGCTCCTTTGCGAAGAGTTTTTGGTCTATTCATTATTTTCCAACCTGTTTAAGAATGCTGTTGAAGCTTCCCCTAAGGAAAAGCAGATCTCTTTTGAAGTCTTACGTGATCACGATACAACCGTTATAACAATTCGTAATCAGGGGGTGGTTCCGGAAGGAATCAGGGAATCATTTTTTGAAAAGTACGTAACTGAAGGAAAAAGCGGCGGAACAGGCTTAGGGACTTATTCAGCCAGACTCATAACAGAAACCATGGGGGGGAGTATTTCCGTTTCCAGCTCAGAGGGGAGCGGTACAGCGATATCTATAAAACTGCCCGTATTGGTTGAAGTTGATAGCGGCTCATGAAAAATATATAATTTTATCTATGCCGATTACTTTTCCCATAAGATTACGCCCCTTGCACGGCAATGCAAGGGGCATAATTTAAATCAAATGGGCAGAGGTGAAGAGATTTATCAGGCTTTTTTGACTATTGATGTTTTGAGCATCATTGCGCCGAATCCGGGGATTTTGCATGAAATGTCATGAACACCGTCTTCGGGTTCCACTAATCTGATATTTTTTACTTTTGTCCCTTTTTTGAGGGAGGAAGAAGCCCCTTTTACCTTTAAATTCTGAGTGATTATGACGGTATCTCCATCAACTAGAATATTGCCGTTTGAATCTTTATATACTTTTTCTTCCACGTCTGACGGTTGGAACTCAAAGTTACATTCAGGGCAGATGAGGCCACTGCCGTCAGAATACACATACTTGCAATTACACTGCGGACAATCTGGTAAATTTTCCATTACTTCCCAACTATTGGTTTTTTGCTCCTTTTTTTAAAAAAAGGAATAATTTATTAAAATACACAAATAAGCAATTCCAAACTCTAAGTTTTAAAAAGTCTGGATAAAAGCCGTATACAAATTATCATAGGCTGAAAATATTGCACGGGGCAGCTTGCTGCCTTCGGCAACATTGATGTTTCCGTCTTTCAGCGTACTTATCTCTATTATTTATCATTTGGCAGACTTTGTAAAATAAGCAGTGCCGGCTATTGGCTTTTCGGGGGGCAGCCCTCCACTTTACGGTCATCAAGTCAGAGCGCAAAGAAAAAGGATACCAATCTGATGATTGATATCCTTTTCTGGAAAAATGGCGGAGCCGAAGGGACTCGAACCCTCGGCCTCCGGCGTGACAGGCCGGCGTTATAACCAGCTTAACTACGGCTCCGCATATATATAATAAGCGCATTAAGCAACGCTTCTTGACAAAGTGGTAGGCGAAACAGGGCTCGAACCTGTGACCCTCGGCTTGTAAGGCCGATGCTCTCCCAACTGAGCTATTCGCCCACGGTGTCAAACTTTCAAAGTGTGGCATTTAAAAAGTAAGCGACTTGAATGTCTGTCACCACTCGGTGTTGCTCACTGCCACGAGGAGGGATACTGTCGATGAGTGGCCGTTTTGTCAAATGTTTTTTTTAATATTTTTAAAATAAATTCTAATCGTCTGATATTATGGCCTTTTTATGGGCGATCTCAGCAAACTTTTCCATGCTTTCGATGGGGTTTTCGGTCTGAAAAATGTTACGCCCTATGCAGCATCCTTTACAGCCTGATTCAAGACCGCCGAGAGTGTTGCTCAGTGCCCCCTCAAGAGTTTGCCCGAGAGGTCCGCCGGTGACAAGAACCGGAACCGGGCTTGCGGCCACAGCTTTGCCGAATGCATCTCCGTTGTTGGGGAACGGGACTGCTACAATATCGGGTCCCAGTTCTGCTCCGATGCGGATGCAATGGGCGACTAGAGTGGAATCGTGTTCATTTACAATATGACTGCCTCTGGCAATGACTGTTGCCAGCACAGGGATGCCGAGCTGATGCGCTTCGTTGGTTACGTCGCCTAAGTCTACCAGCATGCGGTCTTCAAATTCATTGCCTATATTTACGTGCATGGATACAGCGTCTGCGCCCAGACGTAATGCCTCGGGGATGGAGCAGACCAGATTTTTATTATATGAAGGTGATCCATGCCTTGTTCCGGCATTAAGCTGGATGATCAGGTTTATTTCCGGAGGAACCAGTGACCCGTAATGCTTTGCCAGCCCCTTGTTGAGGATGACTCCTTGCACTCCTGAAGCTGGAAGTGCCTCCAGAATGGACTGGATGTTGCCGAGTCCTTCGATCATGCCGTCATTGGCCCCGTGATCGAGTGCAAGAATAAGGGCGTTGCCGCTGTCTTTATCGAAAAGCCGTTTCATGCGGCGATTAGTTCCGTTCATTTTAATTGATCCTTTGTATTATTTTTCAGTCCAGATAAACCGGCTGCCTTTTTTGCCGGTTAATCCGAGTAACATATCTTTGTAATATAACCCTACAGGGCCTTTGCCTTTTGCCGGAGCCGTCAGGCTTTGCCCTGAGAGAAGATTGGACAGATCCTGTGCTTTTTCAATTACCAATGCCGACTTGTCCGGTTTGGGCGGCAGCATACATCG harbors:
- a CDS encoding class I fructose-bisphosphate aldolase; amino-acid sequence: MNGTNRRMKRLFDKDSGNALILALDHGANDGMIEGLGNIQSILEALPASGVQGVILNKGLAKHYGSLVPPEINLIIQLNAGTRHGSPSYNKNLVCSIPEALRLGADAVSMHVNIGNEFEDRMLVDLGDVTNEAHQLGIPVLATVIARGSHIVNEHDSTLVAHCIRIGAELGPDIVAVPFPNNGDAFGKAVAASPVPVLVTGGPLGQTLEGALSNTLGGLESGCKGCCIGRNIFQTENPIESMEKFAEIAHKKAIISDD
- a CDS encoding zinc ribbon domain-containing protein YjdM, producing the protein MENLPDCPQCNCKYVYSDGSGLICPECNFEFQPSDVEEKVYKDSNGNILVDGDTVIITQNLKVKGASSSLKKGTKVKNIRLVEPEDGVHDISCKIPGFGAMMLKTSIVKKA
- a CDS encoding ATP-binding protein — its product is MDDKMLVNFQRQQIRALQEEKAAALEALDLAEDLGHFSAVTGQMPSREELLREICLRANKMIPFQSAGIYLVDDETHDFVQALSSPKNAGGIIEKEVKGLIADQSFAFALQSDTSVFFLDSTKSNHLLLHPLSTPFRIRGMFVGLMYQNKEEILDTTLKLFSVVMLSAVHALENLENHLFIKNHNKELERKVRLRTQELVDAYERINVTLNGMQAGVLVVEAATHVIVDANPMALKMLGASWDEVVGKVCFDLICSARRGACPIMDKGLEGNSGECLIERHDGKVIPVHKTVSKVMIGGKLHLVENFIDITEQKNLADLKEDVDRIMRHDLKSPLNGIINLPDIILMDGDGLNENQRELLGYIKSSGYKLLNMINSSLDLYKMETRVYKYHPKKNNLLSIVRSVLNDLSEQIEQKKLEILFLLDGKSIDIDCNLMLLCEEFLVYSLFSNLFKNAVEASPKEKQISFEVLRDHDTTVITIRNQGVVPEGIRESFFEKYVTEGKSGGTGLGTYSARLITETMGGSISVSSSEGSGTAISIKLPVLVEVDSGS